One Diabrotica virgifera virgifera chromosome 3, PGI_DIABVI_V3a genomic window carries:
- the LOC126882502 gene encoding uncharacterized protein LOC126882502 — MPFMWTNELVLELIENYKLCECLWNTKHAQYKCRNAKHDAWTTLAEKTGSNIEEVKRKMKNVIAQFYRERKKYRTLKKSGAGAVFISKWFAYEVLLFLAGRNKVRKCTEKGITTSEGEDDGSDSSATDSGEVESQDSNIADEADAVTDSSFIVGEANNDVDTLNKTVAAITETPTKPNENGTRSPTPSTSSTTKSKQGPRLFKSPKTMKKRQADVKTDERQEEAYVLLKQLQNKKPRNRFQIFGELVACKIENLQNENAKNTVEHLISNILYDASMGKYDRPFPCYQSWHTPSANNNTARYYSDNQNYYSSSTNDSVTSPASTTHTPMPSSNSSCYETNYLPQTETNNSTLSKEKQPCRNLQESSISDAIRLAMSDAGLDVNY, encoded by the exons atgccGTTCATGTGGACAAATGAGTTAGTACTCGAATTAATCGAAAACTATAAGCTTTGTGAGTGTTTATGGAATACAAAGCACGCCCAGTATAAATGTAGAAATGCGAAACACGATGCTTGGACAACATTGGCAGAAAAAACAGGCTCAAATATAGAAGAagtgaaaagaaaaatgaaaaatgttaTTGCACAATTCTATagagaaagaaaaaaatatcGTACGTTAAAAAAGTCGGGAGCCGGCGCCGTATTTATTTCAAAGTGGTTTGCTTATGAAGTCTTGTTGTTTCTTGCGGGCAGGAACAAAGTTAGAAAATGTACTGAAAAAGGAATAACTACAAGTGAG gGTGAAGATGATGGGTCAGACAGCAGTGCAACGGACAGCGGGGAAGTTGAATCGCAAGATTCCAATATAGCAGACGAGGCAGATGCAGTAACTGATTCTTCTTTTATTGTTGGAGAGGCGAACAATGACGTCGACACTCTGAACAAAACTGTTGCTGCTATTACTGAAACACCTACAAAGCCTAATGAAAACGGAACCAGATCTCCAACGCCTTCCACAAGCAGCACTACAAAAAGTAAACAGGGACCTAGGCTCTTTAAAAGTCCAAAAACAATGAAGAAAAGACAAGCTGATGTGAAAACTGACGAACGACAGGAAGAGGCATATGTATTGCTGAAGCAGCTACAAAATAAAAAGCCACGTAATCGGTTCCAAATTTTCGGCGAACTAGTTGCCTGTAAAATCGAAAATCTTCAAAATGAAAACGCTAAAAACACGGTAGAGCATTTGATCTCTAATATTTTGTATGACGCATCTATGGGTAAATACGATCGGCCATTTCCATGTTATCAAAGTTGGCATACACCTTCGGCCAATAACAACACAGCAAGATATTATTCAGATAACCAGAACTATTACTCATCCAGTACCAATGATTCTGTAACATCACCAGCCTCAACAACACACACACCTATGCCATCCTCAAATAGCTCTTGTTATGAAACTAACTATCTTCCCCAAACAGAGACAAACAATTCGACACTCTCAAAAGAAAAGCAGCCTTGTAGAAATCTTCAAGAATCATCTATATCTGATGCGATACGTCTGGCCATGTCAGATGCAGGACTTGATGTAAATTACtga
- the LOC126882503 gene encoding uncharacterized protein LOC126882503 — MSYKHLSGSEKRKKQKLREQERHAQKDAILSYFTSHNSAQKGSSSFHLVADQFMVTNESDSKNKLCDEGRVAIKENDNSTVDFQATSPGTSTSPSSAIEKNNVSISFPSDIGDWPRHLNLEFQEYFINNQPNQNIDKIGECVTQLDNNKTRHLQSAIFYETKANGEKILREWLVYSPT, encoded by the coding sequence ATGAGTTACAAACATTTAAGTGGaagtgaaaaacgaaaaaaacaaaaattaagggAACAAGAACGGCATGCACAAAAAGATGcgatattatcatattttacatCCCACAACAGTGCGCAAAAAGGAAGTTCGTCATTCCATCTTGTTGCTGATCAATTTATGGTGACTAATGAAAGTGATAGTAAAAATAAATTATGTGATGAAGGGCGAGTtgcaatcaaagaaaatgataactccactgttgattttcaagcgacttcaCCTGGCACAAGTACATCTCCATCATCTGCTATAGAAAAGAACAATGTAAGTATCTCTTTTCCTAGCGATATAGGCGATTGGCCAAGACATTTGAATCTCGAATTTcaagaatattttataaataatcaaccgaatcaaaatattgataaaattggTGAGTGTGTTACAcaattagataataataaaacTAGACATTTGCAAAGTGCGATTTTTTATGAAACGAAAGCTAATGGGGAAAAAATTCTTCGCGAGTGGTTAGTATACAGTCCTACATAA